The sequence below is a genomic window from Ipomoea triloba cultivar NCNSP0323 chromosome 2, ASM357664v1.
gactaacattggaaagaatttgaaagtcaagggacttaaattgtccatattaaaagtcagggactaattttggaaaatcaacatagtcggaggaccattgctggaattaactctaccTTCCGATGTATTGTAACACTTCTCGGTTTCCACTTTACCTTCCGaaattcattcttttttcttcttcttcttttggtaGATATTGCTTACTACAAATAAAAATTCCTAACATATTttttgtatcatcaaaatctaattacactTAATCTTGACAGTTTGTCCAttgctgatgatgccaaaacctatactctTTATTTATGgctgattttgaatttttaactttttcgtGATTTTTCATTAAAACTCAAGCATATAATATTGAGTTTGATCAAATTATctaatattacaaaattataaagtttCCATTCAAACTCATCTTCTTCATAATCTTTCCCCCTATTACTTATCTTCTTCCTTACTATTTTCCCCCCTTTTTGCTATCATACAAAAAAGTTGATATTGCCATGAAGATTAATCATACATTTAGTGATGAGATTCCACAGTAGCTTGAACTTTAATCGTACGTGGGTTATTTATGGTTCCTCCTTAATTGCATTCTTCCCCCTTTTTGCACTACTCTCTTCAATTATTGACATCCTACCCCTTAGATGGTCAAATTTTCAAACCACTACAAGAACTGATATTGAGCAAGCCTtgatttattcctaacaatgattacattttcattcattttgtttcaaaaaaaaaaaatgaatgaaggTTCATACATCAATACCACAAAGTTTCTGATATCTAGACAAATTTGAGTCCTCGAAAGTTAGCTCTTTTGGGATTGTAAGGTAGCTCAAACCCATCATGAGGGACTTGAGCCATTCTTCGTTCCCATTCTAAATCATAATCAAATGGAATGCTATAAAATTGTTTTGTAGCatcgattttttaaaattttgacctaaaataattttgataccCTCGATAATGTTTGACTTCTTTGAAATTTCTTAACCTAGGTCTAGGTAAAGAAACTAGTCATTGCCCAATTAGCATCATAAGGAAAATCTCTACCAACATCATTCATTGGAATCCTACCCATATATATCCTCTTATGTGGACTAGGAAAATTTTCAGCATGTATATTTTTGCCAGTAAGAAGTGACTTCTATACTCTTTTGGTTGTCTCCGATAGAAAATTTTGTTCCTACCGGGGTTGGGTCCACTTTGTTTGGATCATAGGTCCTTCTTGTAGGAACCCACTCCTTCCAAACATTTTCGTTTcttctataattttttattcctttatttcTAAAAGTTTTCCACTTCTTCCATTGGCCTCATCGGTTTCTAAAAATTGCCTTATTAGATTTATTTTGATGGGTCTAGGCAACTTTCTTGAAACCTAAGCCTTGTCGATTTCGATTGGTTCCATAATCAACTGGAGTTGAGTTATGGGTTTGTACCACATTAGATTCCTTAACAAATACCAATCCGATAGAAGGTGGTGccggagaagatgaagaattaAAACCAAGAGCGATTCTATCCCCCGATGATTTTTCTATGCCTAGTAATTAGCCTTCTCAACCAGAGAAGACCGGCCGGTTGTCTTCTCTAGTGTAGAAGGCGACCTTGGTCATTTTCTCCATTGGCGTCTTCTCCAAAGGtaggtcgccttctccattgGATAAGGTGACCAGATCTAGTCGCCTTCTCTAGTGGAGAAAATGACGTCCGATCGTCTTCTCCTggagaaaatgatttttttttttgcggtgTTGAATAGTAAATAGCGGCGGTCAACGTCAATAATTTGCCGGTAACCTGTTGGTTACTGGTAAATTAGACTTATTTGATTCATTTTGACAAAGttcaagtgtttaattgcactttttttaaagtttgagggcctaattgcacttttgagtaaagttcaggggtctatttgacaaatttccGTATACTAAATAAGGACATTCAGCTTTAAAGTGTCATGGTTTCCTGCAATTAAAACAAACCTTTTTAGTTTCATATTCATCTTGTTGTACATTTTTTCTTACCTTTCTGTCAGAGGATGTGTGTTTCCTATAACTTTTGTCATTGTGTCATATGAACTTTGTGAATTGGCTTAGAAGAAGAGTCATGTCTTCTTCTGAATCCTCATTCCTTGTGTTAGATGTTCTTTTGAAGGTTTTGGATGTTAAAGGGCTTTCATTTCCAACCAATGCAATAAAAGGCCTTTCATTTGTAGCCCATTTCTTGGATAGTCTAACCATGTCATTCATAATCATGGTCTTTGAGATCCCAGAACAAGGATTTGGTTCTCAATCATAGCTAATTTATCTAAAATCCTAAGACACATATTATTAATCCATGCCTTGCCCGTCTCCCTACAGTTATACATTCTTTTCATGAACATTTGCCTCATTGGTTCTAGGCATCCAATAATTGGTTGTTGTCTTGCTTCATATATGACATTGTTAAAACATTCACAAATATTATTTACCAACATACTACTATGTGAGTGACATGAGAAGTGTGATCTTACCATTCTCTAGGAGTCTAGGATATTTATCAACTAACGCCTCAAATGCATTAACATCTAACTCCTTCAAAGCTCTAAAAGCTGTAGTACAATTATATCCTTATGTTtgtaagaaattaaagtaaatttaTGCTCAATAATTGGCTTACAATACTTGAAGCCCTTCTTATGCATCACAATGCATGTAGAACCTTAGAAATCTTCTATCCACATTCAATTATTGTAGTTCACTCAACTTAACTGAACATGTGGACATTGAAAATGTTATATTAATTTCCAACACataatttcaaatattgttaaagttcttttcttcatttccttGAATCATGATTTTTGCTTTGGCTTGCACCCTATAAGTTTGTCTTTCACCCATATTAAACGTGTCATCATTGTGCATTTTATCTTTAAACTTGAGCATCTTCTAGTCTGAATGAAATTTAATCTCATTACACCATCTCTTAGCTACCTTAGATGAGTTCAATATCTCATTATCAAAGACCCATGAACAACCTTCATGATTTTCCTTCATCTTTAAAATCCTCCATGACAAAGAGTTAATCACTTTTCTAAGACTTATTCTAAAAGGACATCCATAAGTTTTGCATTCTAAAATGAATCTCTCTTTATCATTCTTCTCCACCTTAAGATCTTTACCATTTTTAATTGCATAGTTTTGCAATGCATCCTTGAATTATTACTTAGAGGCAAATGTCATACCTATAGTAAAATGTGGGTCATTCATATCTCTGTTTGGCTTAAAACTAGTCCACAAACTACCTAATATCTCACCATCACTGTTTGAATCCACAACAGATGCATTATCAAAAAGGTTTGGTTCAAATGAATTATATAAACTATTCCTAACCCCACAAATTTCAAGTAATGGGTCTACATGAGTATCAAAATCCATGTTATCCCTAGTTTCATTGTTATCAAACTCCCCATCAAAACAAATTTTCTTCATAGTTACCACTCTCACTGCCATTAGATCTTGCATTTTCATCACCAAAGACAAATAGACTTAACACACTATTGAATGAAAATAACATTTACTTGGAATTATTAAATACATTAAGCTAAATCATGATTTCACTTAATTCATGTTTCATATAATAATCTTCACAATGGTGCTCTTAATAAGCATATAAAATTCAGGATATGGTCGTGCAATATCCATCCAGAATCTTGAATAACCTAGGAAGCttcaaaagtaaataaaacCAAGTAGTAAATTAGAGcaaaacattatattttccCAGTTACAAACTAGCTAGATGTTTAGGAATGacactaaaattaaattatcataaCTACTATTATGATCTTGACAACTGAACACATGTTGATGCTAAACACTGATTGaagctcaaataaaaaaaaattcaaaaagaagaagaagaagaaaagtatGAAGTATTTGAAATCCTATATAATGGAGCCTACATACAAACTTTCTGACAATGATCTCCACAAAAATGCAAAGGAACTGACAAACACTTCAAATAAAGTAGTGTCTTACCAAATACCAACTACATAAAAAAGAGATAAAGTTTTTCATATTATGGTCCCCACATAAATGCACAGTTGCACAacaataaattgaataaaatagaCAAGTATAGCTCATACAAACcatataaaatcaatatataaattgctaCCATTCCCTCTCTCATAGACTACTACCCAATTCATACAAACCTCCCCCGTAACtataaaaactcaaaatttGTATCATTCACTCAATGCTCTTACTGTATACCGTCATGTTCGAAGAAGATGCAACTATTTGTGAAGCCATGGCAGTCTGGCAGATGCACCAATATTATACTTGTTTCTACTTTGATTTCATCAAGGCGTTGCTGATTGAGAATATTTTTTAGCTTGATTTGAGTTAGGGTTTGTAGAGGTTTTGTCTAAGTGTACTTACAGTAAGATAAAAAAGACAAAGTAAGAATAAGATAATGAGTaatactgtcaaagtgggccgaaaTCCACGAGCTGGCCCGCACCTGCCCTGCGATGGGACGGGTTAAAGCTACAAAAAAGATGGCCCACGACCTGCGGGccagactatatatatatatatatattaatgaattgaTATGTGATTACGAACTTTAATGctttaattatgaatattaaagttatttacttaatttcacatgaattaaaaaaaatcaacaaacaaAAGCCCGCTAACTCACATGGGGCGAGTTAGGATTGCATGAACCCTAACCTGCTGACCCACAAAAGCTTGCTAGAAATTATCACCGCGGTGGGGTGGACCAGTCCACTTTGACAGTATGAGATGttcactttattattattattttttgtcttttgtttattgtttaagTGATGGTAAAAGACTTCTTTAGCCCCCTAAAATCTAAATATACATGACAATTTATTGATTCAGAtccaaaaagacaaaaaatgaacacaaaaaaaaaaaaaaaaacaaaaacaaaatccaaCACTACTTGTGTTGAGaataacagggcgtttggttgggatgagggaattagggggaaaaagaattgtaattcggtagaattgtaattcaatgaataatgtaggaattgaaattacagtattTGGTATGCAAGAATAGGAGTAtatggaattgaaaggtaagaagtgacaTAATGACCAAAATGCCATTATgttgtagtagtaataataataatagtaataataataataatgataataataataattctttcaataataataataataataataagggaaaatggtcaaatacaccctcaaactttatatgaGAAGTCAATTAAGCCCACGAACTTTTGAAAGGTGCAATTAGGCACATCAACATATTAATTTAATGCATCAAGATCCAAAAACCTAATAATGACCTGCAATAGCAGGTAATAATGCGCCGGTAGACCTCTGGCGACCTTGGGAGAAAATCCGGCGAAGTCGCGACTAGCAAGCCACCGGAAAAGGCGACGGAAGAATTTCTAACGCTACATTAGGGGAGTTGTTGGCGGCAATTTCTGTTTTGCGTGCGGCAGTGAATCCTCCAGTATAACAGCGACTCTGTTATTGGTTGCGATTTTTCGGTTCGGCGAAGCAGATTCTGAGACGTAGCTCTGATCGGCAATCATTAATTTGGCATCGGTAATCCACTTTGGCAAGCGGTAGCGAATTGAATTCTTCAGATTGGAAGCAATTTTGGGCATCAACTAATCTTTAATACGCATTGCACTTTGTTTAATTGTTAGTACTTATATGAACCAACTAACAAAATGATTTGAAGAAAAATCTAGGCAAGCAATCCAAATTCAACTTAATAGTGCCGACAAAACAATGAAGGAAAAGGCAAAACAATGGAAGAAAACCCAAGAATTCTTGCCCAGATTTGTTTGCTGTGCCAATAAACAATTCGCTGCTGCTAAAATTAAACAAGAATCCAGAACATGCATGCTGCAACCCAGATTGCTAGCCGCCGACTGGAATTAGCTGCTACTAGACAGAAATTCGCCAGAAGAAAATTGCTGATGTCCAGAAAATTGTTGTACGCAGAACAACGCCGCCGGACGGAACTACCACGAAACAGATGCCGGAGGAATTTCGCACCGCCGATCGGAATTTTTCCATCATCTCTAACTGGTCGTTTGGCTTGCTAGTCGTGCCTTCGCTGGATTTTCTCCCAAGGTCGCCGGAGGTCTACCAGCGCATTATTACCTGCTATTGCAGGTCATTATTAGGTTTTTGGGTCTTGAtgcattaaattaatatattaatgtgCCTAATTGCACCTTTCAAAAGttcgggggcctaattgacttctcatataaagtttgagggtgtatttgacccttttccctaataataataataatttcaaaaaaaaaaaaagattgggaGGAGGGGTAAAATGGTCTTTACACCGATATAaatgcccctcctctccactgaattacaattcatggagAAATTGCAATTTCGCGGACCACTAAACACCGTAGTTAtcaaatttattgaatttaaatttaatgaaTTACAACTCCCCTAAAttacacccaaccaaacaacccATAAAAGTTGTGAATCTAAATTGACAAGACACTTAAATTGTGACCAAAAATGTAAAAAACTATTCCCAAATTTTCTCTGTTCTATTCGGCTATTCCACCTCCACGCAGCCGTCGGACGCAGCAACGCAGGGACGAGTGGACGACCGGCCAACAGCGACGACGACTTCATCCTATCTCCGGCAACTGGCGTCAATCTCCGGCGAGCGGCGACAACAGGTTAGTGGTATTCACTGATACACTTACTTTAGTCTGATACTGTGTCGTGACTGGAGGAGTGGAGGCTGCGGGCTGCGGCCTTGCGAGTTGCGGTGGTGGACGAAGGCTGCGGCCTTGCAGCGACGGCGCTCTTTTTTCAAAGTTCGGCCGAGCTCGTGCCagtcgagccgagctcgagccaGTTGAGCCGAGATCGGCTCAGCTCGGCTCGTTCGCAGCCCTACTCCCAAGTATCACACTATCAATGTGCCCTCTGTTCAGTAGACACTCATGCCTGTCGTGTTGTTCTGACTTCTTAGTGCAAATGCATTGAGGGGAGAGATAGTAGAACTTGCTGAAGCCCTCTCACACCCAGTAACCCCTGTCCCCTCCAGCGACATCTCTATACATATCAGCACCTCTCTAAGTCTCTATACATTAGCATCTGAGCAAACCAAGGTATGAGTGTTTCTTCTATTCATTCATAATTCATTCTATCATttgatttttcaataaaatgcgGTAGTAGGAAATTATGTGCTTAAAGTCTTGCAAAATCTGAAGAGATGAGAATTTGAACTCTATGACAGTCTTGAGTAAATCAGGAATTCATTATGAAGCTTAGTTCAAATTGGTAGGACGACCAGAATGATTGATGTTTAGTCCATCACTACTTTTTGATGTTTAGTTTGCTTAGTTTTGTATACTTTCTCCAAACCTCATTGCAGTACTAGAATGTAGTTAGCGATACTTACTTATGTCTGTAAAGTTTGATTTGTAGTGATTGCTGAGTTCTTTTTGTAGATTTTGATTGTCTCTGAGTGCAAATGCATTGAGGAGAGATAATAGAGAGAGGGATGGCTTCAGCTTTGGAAAATGAGATTCCATCACCGGATATTATCATACCCAACGAATGGTCCGATGCTGCCGACACCATAGCCTATGACTCCGTTACTTTACCCCCACCAGTTTCCTTCATCTGTGGCCCCAAAAATTGTGGCAAGACTACATTTTCCCGCCACCTCCTCCATGTTCTTCTCAACAGgtcccccccccctttttttttactCCACTAGtcattacattaaaatatgaattgtgtTTTACCTTCTAATGCATTGTGTATAAGTGAAGTAAAATAGATTGAAATTTACTCCGTATATACTTATTGCCACTATTGTATGAATTGGACATTTAATTTAAGCACAAACATTTTATTAAgctttattgaatatttgattattttgatGTAATCAATTCAGTGAAAGGTTGTTAATGGCCTCTGCTATACATAATCAGGAGATTGTTAAGATCGCAtgtgaaatataaaatatgaatacAAATATCTATAAATAGGGTGCTCTTCCATTTGATTAACACAGTTGCTATGTGGCAGTGAACTGAGTTCCTTGCATATATTTTCAACAGTTAAGTTGTCTAACCAAAAGGATTTTACTTTTTGGAAGCAGAGGCTGGGACTGAAATAGGCAAAATTTTTGCTAAAAAATATTTGGAATTTTATTTCTTCCCATTTTCATCTGAAAGAACTCttcacaatttattttttactctgTAATTTTTACGGGTAATAATTGTCAAATTGTGATCTTTTATTCTATAAAAAaacattgatattttttttttggagtttcaGGTATAGAAAAGTGGCTTATTTGGATACCGATGTTGGGCAGACAGAGTTTACTCCACCTGGTTTCCTATCACTCACAATAATTGACAAAATACCTGCTGGTAAGCAAATAAATGGCCTTTGGCATCTGAACTGAAGCTTCTTTATTTGCTTTCTCTGAATAAAATCTGTTGTCATTTTATGACATGAtgtgttaataatatttttttcttctttctttatcAGATTTGACAATTCCATGCCTAAAAACACCAGAGAGGTATGCACCCTCAGCTTTGTTATCAAGTAAATCTTACACTACCTTGTTAACCTGTGATAGTATTCTTTTTTGCAAATTACAAAAGATTGTTAAATCCAAAAGGGGAAGGGGAAAAAGGTAAAACATGACACTTCTAATGAAGTATTTGCAGATAAAGTATCCTTGCAAGTTGTGAAATCATGTTGATTTAATGGCTACATTAGAGTTCATTTTTGCCTGATGTCTTCCCAGTTTAGCTGTAGAAACTTGCACCAAATTCTGTGGTCTGCTATAATAACATATACTCAATGTCTAAGGAGGAaaagtaatttacttttttttttttgttttgttttcttttcatttGAGTTGGCATTTCCAAATATCACAAAGTGTCATACACATTTTTTGTAACCAGATGCCAATGCTCTTCATGCAGTTTGAATATCTAATTTTAATGGTGTGTGAAGAAAACATTATTTTCATCTGAATTTTGTATTCATATAGCATAAAGTAAGCAGTTGAATGATGCATGTTGTTTATGTCTAGCACATGAAGTTGTGTTTCCAACTGTTAATGCAAATTGGAACAAATGATCTTCTATTCTTCTAGTATATTTGTAAAATTCCCTActaatttttccttaaaattttctttcagATGCTTTTTCTTTGGCGATGTTTCATCAAAAAGGGACCCAAAACTCTACTTAACATATGCATGTGCCTTGTATGATCATTATCAGAAAAAGTACTGCATGCTTAATAATAGTGAAAATCCTGCTAATGCTGAAATGCCCATTGTGATTAATACCCCTGGTTGGGTAAAAggtttgtttgttttaaagaaaattttattttcagttcATTATTTTTGGCTATTCTTTTTGCTTGATATACAATTGCAATATTTAAGTATCATTTTGTTTTCCTTGCATGTTAGGCATTGGCTATGAAATACTTGTGGATATCTTGAAATATATTTCTCCTAGTCATGTTGTCAAGATTCGCATATCTGCTGAGAGCAAGAATCTACCAGCGGGGGCATTTTGGCTAGATGAAGGGGAAGCTCCAGTGACTAACCTAATTGAAATCAATTCAGCCCGTCAGGACTCTTCACGAAGATCGTATGTGCTACTTTTAGTCTCAAATTAATACGTTAGTTCCACTTTGACTAGCAAACTGTAATGTTCTGTTTAGAAAGCTGCCTCTCTACTTTAACCAGAAAATGCATATTCTCTAAATTTTAGGGAACTTTTTGTTGCTGAttgttttagtatttttatgCTCTTTCACATTAATATGCTATTATTTCTACAAACAACCCAAACTTAGTTTGCAGGAGAGCTATAGCTATTCCTCATGTTTTTACACTACTTTTAGGATTCTGGTGCAGAAGGATGCACGACTTCTGAGGGACCTTCGTATCATAGCTTATTTTAGACAATGTTTTCCAAATGATGCTAATATCACTACATCCAAGGAACTAGCTCATGCATTAGCTGCACATCCTCCGTATGAGATATCTATATCAAGTGTCAAAATTAAGCACCTTCACTGCCAGGTTGGTTCTGCTACTAATAAACAGGTTATTTTGCTATGACTGATCAAGAAACTGACCTGGAAGTATATGCTGAACTCTCTTTCAGTTGAATGGATTTTTCGTATCTTTTTCACATTATCTTTCATCATTTGGTGAACAAGTTTGCATAATTCATAAGAGAGTTATTAAGAGAGATAAGTGGGGATAGAAACTTCTCTGATGACACAAAATATCGTTTCTAGGTACCCAAGGATGAGGTTTTCTACAGCTTGAATGCAACAATTGTTGGCTTGGCCGTTAGCCCTGAAGATATGCCTCACTGTGTTGGTTTAGGTGTGTTACTGCAAAACTTATCTTGCTTTAGGGAGTTAGCCAATTTTCTTATATGCAGTGGAAAGAGTAAATCACTGATATTGATCCTTGACCCATTTAAATTCTGGGATCAACTGTTTACTATACTACAGTGGAAAATACCTTTGGATATCTACTTCTGAATTCTGAGTGGCTGTTGCATTTCAATCTTACTTTTCGGTCCAGataaatttaatatgaaattgGTTTTTCCTCTTTGTTAATAATGAATTAGGAATTGTGAGAGGCATTGACACCACCAGACAGGTCCTCTATTTAATTACTCCTGTGCCATTGGACAGTCTGAAGATGGTTGATCTTTTGCTGCAGGGTTTTATTGAAATTCCTACTTCTTTATTGCAAGTGAGTTTTCCTTCCTATTATGAATATCAGCTTCTAGCTAGTCTTGTAgatcttttgattttatttctaGCTTTCTGCACTTCGCCTGAGAAAATATGACTAGAGTTCCtacccaaaaattaaaaatcaagagGATATATATAAGACGATATTGGGTAAATGTTACGCACACAATATGGGAAGACCTTTtggtggaattgaaattttcaaTCCACCGAGTTTGTATTGGATGGAAATTTCTTTAATGCCTCCGTCTACATGGATGTTTGTGATGCACAACAACCTAACCTAGCATGGCTTTTTAATGACGAAACTATTAACTAGAAAAGTGATGGTCTAGTTGCTTTAGTTTTATATATTAGGTCAAAGATAGATagagaactttttttttttttttggagtactattGGCTCTGTTACattgtaatatttgtttatttatactttctcGACCTCATGACCTCCTATTTGGGAGAGTCAACCTGGTAGATAGAGAACTTGAACTCTTCTCTCTGCCTTCTACATCCAGAAAGGTTCATTATATTCATAGAAGTAAACCCCTTCTTGATGCTCTAAAAAATTATACTAGTTTCTAGTTTCCATGCTAtgcatttatattattttcaactttttagaCTCTAATTTAATTATTGGGTTTTCTTCAGGTTCAAGGCTGCATTTCACCTTACATGTCTGCCAATGTATTGCCTGCATATTAGGAGACCAATAGTGGTGCTGGTTAGAATTAGTATTAATTACGTAGTAGTAGTTTTCCAAATTAAATTACTGCGTTTATAGATATCCTCTTAATAGGAATTCTAATATATCGAACAACAAAAATGTACTGTCAGAACTCAGACGATTGAAGTTGTTTGGATTGAACATCTCATATTTCATCTTTCTTTAGTCTGTTTTTGAATGCTTTCAGCAATTTTTTCGTATAGAATTGGTGGTTGggcttttccttcttcttttttttttttttttcacaattttagaatctATGTTCACCAGTTttgaactttatgttcacaatttcataattttatgttcaaaatttcagaactctatattcataatttcataactctatattcaatagtataacacaatttttgaatctatataacaaaattgtgaatatagacttcaaaaattgtaaatattgattAATGTATTTTTGCATATTgagattttaaaattgtaaatataaagttttacaattgtaaacatagaattttaaaattgtaaacatagagttgttagcataatttgccgtatGTTGTAATTGTTCATGGgcttttttaaaaagaatatatgcGCTTGTTGGGGTACGAATATTCTAGCCCAAGACTAAGAGCAATTCCATTAGGAATTTTTGCTTACtttttgaggaagaaaaaaattgtgttacaGAGTATTTTTGCACAAATGGAAAGTAAGATTTTTTGGAATACTTTATTCctataacaatttattttttttgcaagtTAAAAGAAAAGGTGAGACGTGCAATTGCGTCTCATCGCTGCCCCTTGGCGCGTGTGCTATATCCACGCGCATGGGGATTCAGAGTGGTCGCCAACTAGCGCCCACTCTGAAtggttttgtatttttttttttgtttttttttttggttaaaacatttataattataaatttattttaattttgatatgtttaatttaaatataataaaaataataattgtaattataatttttatactaataataaataaagaaataattaagttAAACTTTGTGGTCAACCGATATAACTATGACTCTTTCAAATGAGGAATGAGGATGCTCTAATGTAAGAAAAACACAATAGTCagattatttatgtttatgtctaacatttggtatcagagcctgtatAATTTCTGTTTGGTTGATTATTATGTCTAAAatcaacaattattttgttttatatacaTTGAGTTCTTGGtatgtattttgtatattattctTCAAAATATGCATATATCTATTCggttttttatataataatttgtgtatattttGGACGGATTATACGTGGACCGTTGAAATTGTTTTTTTCAGTCTTCAgattaattttgatttgttttaaaaattaatgaatcTAAAATTACCTACTGCCTGAGTTTATTTTCTTTCGCCTGATTTCTCTTCTGTCTGAGTTCGTTGAACGAGGATGCTCTAATGTTGTGCTAAGCTCAATGTTAGATCTTGGTACATTGTCTTTGGGAGGTGGGAAAGAATAACACGCTTTGATTATATTCCAAAAATAATTATGCCACAATAAGACCAACGaaagatattttgaaaaaaaggactaacacttataaatctagaataaaaaatagaattaactctttgtaAAATTAAGTTTAATATATTACTATAGGCATACCTTTTAATCAATTCATTCAGCCCTTTCTATCTCTTAATTTGTTGGGAGGGCTATCTATAAtgtagagttaatttcatttttggttttAGAATTGTAGATGACAATCCactattagtctttttttatcagaacatttacttttggtcctagcatcattgtgacatgaccatttttggtcctctatcaacaaaatagtttaaatttcgttaaatacaagagcatttcgatcttcaattatgaatctttaaaaaaaaaataaacataaaaaatatagtgggtcaacctactttgtataaaaaaatctaaatgttcttgtatttaatgacatttcaatgattttgttgacagaTGACCAAAactggtcatgtcacaataatactaagaccaaaagtggatgttttgataataaagaactaaaaatgaaatgtctataggacaaaaaatgaaattaactctctATAATGTACTAGGCcgtatttattt
It includes:
- the LOC116006180 gene encoding polynucleotide 5'-hydroxyl-kinase NOL9 translates to MASALENEIPSPDIIIPNEWSDAADTIAYDSVTLPPPVSFICGPKNCGKTTFSRHLLHVLLNRYRKVAYLDTDVGQTEFTPPGFLSLTIIDKIPADLTIPCLKTPERCFFFGDVSSKRDPKLYLTYACALYDHYQKKYCMLNNSENPANAEMPIVINTPGWVKGIGYEILVDILKYISPSHVVKIRISAESKNLPAGAFWLDEGEAPVTNLIEINSARQDSSRRSILVQKDARLLRDLRIIAYFRQCFPNDANITTSKELAHALAAHPPYEISISSVKIKHLHCQVPKDEVFYSLNATIVGLAVSPEDMPHCVGLGIVRGIDTTRQVLYLITPVPLDSLKMVDLLLQGFIEIPTSLLQVQGCISPYMSANVLPAY